A single region of the Ctenopharyngodon idella isolate HZGC_01 chromosome 21, HZGC01, whole genome shotgun sequence genome encodes:
- the ppm1nb gene encoding protein phosphatase, Mg2+/Mn2+ dependent, 1Nb (putative) has product MRTSRKGSVEMPAFVRQLVKETEKRVTSFFKGGRGGGAGELSEGEEGGEEEGVIPSPYLDRPVLDKHMQEGCASWGLTYALASMQGWRAHMEDFHNCFPQLGGELSHWGFFAVFDGHAGSAVAQHCSRNLLDHILGTGKIRADADVERVTEGIKEGFFLMDKHLHAMACREGWERGGTTVVSTAITPHHIYFVNCGDSRAVLCRAGRVAFSTEDHKPFSPGERERIESAGGSVTLQRVNGSLAVSRALGDFSYKTAEWRPVTEQMVSPEPEVSAVERSPADEFLVLACDGVWDTVSNEELCAFIHSRLRVCTDLREVCSQVIDLCLYKGSLDNISIILVCFPGAPQLSPEALHQEAELEDFLESKVAEIFEELSARGDEPDLLSVLTVLASTVIPGLPPGGGLQSKRNCIISAYYQQKEARRSRLSQELSPTGAN; this is encoded by the exons ATGAGGACATCCAGGAAAGGAAGCGTGGAAATGCCTGCTTTTGTAAGGCAGCTGGTGAAGGAAACCGAGAAAAGGGTCACCTCCTTTTTTAAAGGGGGGCGAGGGGGAGGTGCAGGGGAGCTGTCCGAAGGTGAAGAGGGAGGAGAGGAGGAAGGGGTCATCCCTAGCCCCTACTTAGATCGACCGGTTCTGGACAAGCACATGCAAGAGGGCTGTGCTTCCTGGGGACTTACCTACGCCCTGGCCAGCATGCAGGGTTGGAGGGCCCACATGGAGGATTTCCACAACTGCTTCCCTCAGCTAGGAGGGGAACTGTCCCATTGGGGGTTCTTCGCAGTGTTTGATGGACACGCAGGAAGCGCGGTGGCCCAACACTGCTCCCGAAACCTGCTGGACCACATCCTAGGCACAG GCAAGATCCGAGCAGATGCGGATGTTGAAAGGGTCACTGAAGGCATCAAGGAGGGCTTTTTTCTCATGGACAAGCACCTTCATGCCATGGCTTGCCGTGAGGGTTGGGAACGCGGAGGGACCACTGTCGTTTCCACTGCTATCACCCCGCACCACATCTACTTTGTGAACTGCGGGGACTCTCGGGCCGTCTTGTGCCGTGCGGGGCGGGTGGCCTTCTCGACAGAGGACCATAAGCCCTTCAGCCCTGGTGAGAGGGAGAGGATAGAGAGCGCTGGAGGATCTGTGACTTTGCAGCGCGTGAATGGCTCGCTGGCAGTCTCTCGGGCGTTGGGGGACTTCAGTTACAAGACAGCCGAGTGGCGGCCGGTCACAGAACAGATGGTCTCGCCCGAGCCGGAAGTGTCTGCTGTGGAGCGCTCGCCAGCAGATGAGTTTCTGGTTTTGGCCTGCGATGGTGTGTGGGACACTGTCAGTAATGAAGAGCTCTGTGCCTTCATACACAGCCGACTGCGTGTCTGCACAGATTTGAGAGAGGTCTGCTCCCAGGTCATCGACCTCTGCCTCTATAAG GGGAGTCTTGATAACATCAGCATCATCCTAGTCTGTTTCCCTGGCGCCCCCCAGCTGTCACCTGAAGCACTGCACCAGGAGGCTGAGCTGGAGGACTTTCTGGAGTCCAAAGTAGCTG AGATATTTGAAGAGCTGAGTGCAAGAGGTGATGAGCCTGATTTGCTATCAGTTCTGACAGTACTGGCTTCAACAGTGATACCTGGACTACCACCAGGGGGCGGCCTACAGAGCAA GCGGAACTGTATAATTTCTGCCTACTATCAGCAGAAAGAGGCACGGCGATCAAGATTATCCCAG GAACTCAGTCCTACAGGTGCCAATTAG